A part of Patagioenas fasciata isolate bPatFas1 chromosome 28, bPatFas1.hap1, whole genome shotgun sequence genomic DNA contains:
- the LOC136113672 gene encoding keratin, type II cytoskeletal 4-like — translation MSRQSCVLSRGFSSSSACFGGKNRVGFGPVSRGSCRGPGGAGGFSSRSLYCLGGSKSTSLGGLGGSAGVCRAFGAGGQGGFGYGAGAGFGGGFGGFGGGFDGGIGGQGFPACPPGGIREVTVNQSLLTPLNLGIDPDIQKVRTQEREEIKQLNNKFASFIDKVRFLEQQNRVLETKWKLLQEQGGPGTGGRSLEPVFEAFLARLRKQLDALATEKQQLQAELKSFQDMVEDFKTRYEEEINKRTAAENDFVLLKKDVDGAYMTKVELQAKLDSLADEMSFLQGVYEMELSQMQKTVSDTSVVLSMDNNRNLDLDSIIAEVKAQYEEIANRSRAEAECWYRSKYEELQVTAGKHGDKLRDTKTEISEINRMIQRIRAEIDSVKKQCETLQSSIADAEQRGELALKDARAKLAELEAAMQKAKTDMAQQLREYQELMNVKLALDVEIATYRKLLEGEECRMSGECQSAVSISVVGGSSTSVGSGMGLGGGMKFGSGRGSCSTGGAGFCYSLGGSGLGAGGAVGSGGAGFCSVGGGCSSVVGGSGTTVGRRF, via the exons ATGTCTCGCCAGTCCTGTGTGCTCAGCAGGGGCTTCAGCTCCAGCTCCGCTTGCTTCGGGGGCAAGAACAGGGTCGGGTTCGGCCCCGTGTCCCGCGGATCCTGCAGAGGACCCGGCGGCGCCGGCGGCTTCAGCAGCAGGAGCCTCTATTGCCTGGGAGGGAGCAAAAGCACCTCTCTGGGAGGGCTCGGGGGCAGCGCCGGTGTCTGCAGAGCTTTCGGGGCGGGTGGCCAGGGAGGCTTTGGCTATGGTGCTGGGGCAGGGTTCGGTGGTGGTTTCGGGGGCTTTGGCGGAGGATTTGATGGTGGGATAGGAGGTCAGGGCTTCCCCGCCTGCCCGCCCGGCGGCATCAGGGAGGTGACCGTCAACCAGAGCCTGCTGACCCCCCTCAACCTGGGCATCGACCCCGACATCCAGAAGGTGCGAACACAAGAGCGGGAGGAGATAAAGCAGCTCAACAACAAGTTCGCCTCCTTCATCGACAAG GTCCGGTTCCTGGAGCAGCAGAACCGCGTCCTGGAGACCAAGTggaagctgctgcaggagcaggggggCCCGGGGACCGGGGGCCGGAGCCTGGAGCCCGTGTTCGAGGCGTTCCTGGCCCGGCTGCGGAAGCAGCTGGACGCGCTGGCCACcgagaagcagcagctgcaggcggAGCTCAAGAGCTTCCAGGACATGGTGGAGGACTTCAAGACCAG GTATGAAGAGGAAATAAACAAAAGGACGGCTGCCGAGAACGATTTCGTGCTCCTCAAAAAG GATGTGGACGGAGCCTACATGACCAAGGTGGAGCTTCAGGCTAAACTGGATTCCCTGGCGGACGAGATGAGCTTCCTGCAGGGTGTCTATGAGATG GAGCTGAGTCAGATGCAGAAGACCGTCTCCGACACCTCGGTGGTGCTGTCCATGGACAACAACCGCAACCTGGACCTGGACAGCATCATCGCCGAGGTGAAGGCGCAGTACGAGGAGATCGCCAACCGCAGCCGCGCCGAGGCCGAGTGCTGGTACCGCTCCAAG TACGAAGAGCTGCAGGTCACCGCGGGCAAGCACGGAGACAAACTCAGGGACACGAAGACCGAGATCTCCGAGATCAACCGCATGATCCAGAGGATACGGGCTGAGATCGACAGCGTGAAGAAACAG TGTGAGACCCTGCAGAGCTCCATCGCCGACGCCGAGCAGCGCGGGGAGCTGGCGCTCAAGGACGCCAGGGCCAAGCTGGCCGAGCTGGAGGCGGCCATGCAGAAGGCCAAGACGGACATGGCGCAGCAGCTGCGCGAGTACCAGGAGCTCATGAACGTCAAGCTGGCCCTGGACGTTGAGATCGCGACCTACAGGAAGCTGCTGGAGGGCGAGGAGTGCAG GATGTCCGGAGAGTGCCAGAGTGCCGTGAGCATCT CTGTGGTGGGAGGCAGCAGCACGTCCGTGGGCAGCGGGATGGGCCTCGGAGGAGGGATGAAGTTCGGCAGCGGCCGAGGCAGCTGCAGCACGGGCGGAGCCGGATTCTGCTACAGCCTTGGAGGGAGCGggttgggtgctgggggggccgtGGGGTCCGGAGGGGCCGGGTTCTGCTCCGTGGGCGGCGGGTGTAGCTCGGTGGTGGGGGGCTCTGGCACCACCGTCGGCCGGAGGTTCTGA
- the LOC136113755 gene encoding LOW QUALITY PROTEIN: uncharacterized protein (The sequence of the model RefSeq protein was modified relative to this genomic sequence to represent the inferred CDS: deleted 1 base in 1 codon), which translates to MSRQSVCRSFGGGSRRGYSSCSAIGGGFGGGGGRSRSSYSSFSVSRGFGGGGRCGGFTSKSLHNLGGSARISMGGCYGGGGYGGRMVGFGGGYGGGLGSFGGGMGGGGMGGFGGMGGGGGMGGFGGGMGGYGGGMGGYGGGMGGYGGGMGGFGGPGFGGPGRGGPGIQPVQVDHTLLQPVHVEIDPQIQQVKNQEKEQIKTLNNQFASFIDKVRFLEQQNKVLATKWELLQQQGPTGPRKNLDAIFENYIQNLRRQLDAILSQRGQLESELQNMQQYVEDYKTKYEEEINRRTTAENEFVVLKKDVDSAYMTKVELEARVGALTDEINFLKCMYEEELSQMQTISRDLSVVVSMDNNRHLDLDSIIEDVRRQYEQIAQSSRAEAEAWYQSQYEQLQSTAGRHGDNLRNTKIEIQELTRNVQRLRAEIENVKKQNQHLQSAIAEAEERGEMALKDARIKLEELEGALSKDKEELARLLKEYQELLNIKIALDVEIAMYRKLLEGEENRLCNDGMSNVNVSVVGRTTITGGRGGLGGGFGGGSGIGGGFGGGSGIGGGMGGGVCGGGGSFGVGSMGSSGGMGGGMFSGGFSSGSGRMCGSGGGFSSGGGSSSVRRCVTTTSVKSSGQPSLLKPSSGAPQCNELCPPRPATYRLIRLARSHQGSLLAMPRPVSSPVPENMKSYLERRVPDAPSRNGQQLGRGRSTVPVLAPQPLHQATRPSALPWPLLPTVCSGAELVLEGQRGAAAPRAEAEGGSAGAWEGGRGRRPSSRPLVYKSAMATDLKERLEPRFGTESYLEEAAVTPVSVTKAAAQRVPSFLPGSSVPVTTRHARRSVVTPVVLFPCSSATRGPGPNMAKLNGESVNNAALMKITKRFPPSRPAAPAHRQEDKRQRRSRGAREDHRHFSPHPSLSSTAPSTFPIFSVLTRSEAAAMSRQSTCRSFGGGSRRGYSSCSAIGGGFGGGGGRSRISYSSYSSSRGGGGGGHCGGFGSRSLHNMGGSRGIAVGGCYGGGYGGRIGGFGGGYGGGMGGYGGGMGGYGGGMGGFGGGMGGGGMGGFGGGMGGGGMGGGGMGGFGGPGFPGGIQPVQVDPSLLRPVHVDIDPQIQQVKNQEKEQIKTLNNQFASFIDKVRFLEQQNKVLSTKWELLQQQGPTGPRKNLDAIFESYIQNLRRRLESLLGQRGQLESELQNMRQYVEEYKTKYEEEINKRTAAENEFVVLKKDVDCAYMTKVELEAKVGALTDEINFLRHIYEEELSQMQTISRDLSVVVSMDNNRHLDMDSIIEEVRRQYEQIAQSSRAEAEAWYQSRYEELQNTAGRHGDNLRNTKIEIQELTRNIQRLRAEIENVKKQNQQLQSAIAEAEERGEMALKDARRKLEELEGALNKDKEELARLLKEYQELLNIKIALDVEIAMYRKLLEGEENRLCNDGMSNVNVSVVGRTTITGGRGGLGGGFGGGSGIGGGFGGGSGIGGGMGGGVCGGGGSFGVGSMGSSGGMGGGSYGGGFSSGSGRMCGSGGGFSSGGGSSSVRRCVTTTSVKSSGVRF; encoded by the exons ATGTCTCGGCAGTCTGTCTGCAGAAGCTTTGGAGGAGGGAGCCGAAGGGGCTACAGCTCTTGCTCGGCCATTGGTGGTGGCTTTGGAGGAGGTGgcggcaggagcaggagcagctacaGCTCATTCTCTGTGTCCCGGGGATTTGGAGGTGGTGGACGATGTGGAGGGTTTACCAGCAAGAGTCTCCATAACCTGGGTGGCAGTGCAAGGATTTCCATGGGTGGATGTTATGGCGGTGGAGGATACGGAGGCAGGATGGTTGGCTTTGGTGGAGGCTACGGAGGCGGACTGGGCAGCTTTGGTGGAGGAATGGGCGGAGGAGGAATGGGTGGCTTTGGAGGAATGGGTGGTGGTGGAGGCATGGGTGGCTTTGGTGGAGGAATGGGTGGTTACGGTGGAGGAATGGGTGGTTATGGTGGAGGAATGGGTGGTTATGGTGGAGGAATGGGCGGCTTTGGTGGCCCAGGCTTTGGTGGCCCCGGTAGAGGTGGCCCTGGAATCCAACCGGTGCAGGTTGACCACACGCTCCTACAGCCGGTCCATGTCGAGATCGACCCCCAGATCCAGCAAGTCAAAAACCAGGAGAAGGAGCAGATCAAGACTCTTAACAACCAATTTGCCTCCTTCATCGACAAG GTCCGGTTCCTGGAGCAGCAGAACAAGgtcctggccaccaagtgggagctcctgcagcagcaaggGCCTACGGGGCCCAGGAAGAACCTCGATGCCATCTTCGAGAACTACATCCAGAACCTGCGGCGGCAGCTGGACGCCATCCTGTCGCAGCGGGGCCAGCTGGAGTCGGAGCTGCAGAACATGCAGCAGTACGTCGAGGACTACAAAACCAA GTATGAGGAAGAGATCAACAGGCGCACGACGGCTGAGAACGAGTTCGTGGTGCTCAAGAAG GACGTGGACTCTGCCTACATGACCAAAGTAGAGCTGGAAGCCAGGGTGGGGGCTCTGACCGACGAAATCAACTTCTTGAAGTGCATGTACGAGGAG GAGCTGTCCCAGATGCAGACGATCAGCCGGGACCTGTCGGTGGTGGTGTCCATGGACAACAACCGCCACCTGGACCTGGACAGCATCATCGAGGACGTCAGGCGGCAGTACGAGCAGATCGCGCAGAGCAGCAGAGCCGAGGCCGAGGCGTGGTACCAGAGCCAG TACGAACAGCTGCAGAGCACCGCTGGAAGGCACGGGGACAACCTCCGCAACACCAAGATCGAGATCCAGGAGCTCACCAGGAACGTCCAGAGGCTGCGGGCGGAGATCGAGAACGTGAAGAAGCAG aACCAGCATCTGCAGTCGGCGATTGCCGAGGCCGAGGAGCGGGGCGAGATGGCCCTCAAGGATGCCAGGATAAAACTGGAGGAGCTGGAAGGAGCCCTGAGCAAAGACAAGGAGGAGCTGGCTCGCCTGCTGAAGGAGTACCAGGAGCTGCTGAACATCAAGATCGCGCTGGACGTGGAGATCGCCATGTACAGGAAGCTGCTGGAGGGAGAGGAGAACAG GCTGTGCAACGATGGCATGTCCAACGTCAATGTCT CCGTGGTAGGCAGGACCACCATCACTGGAGGCAGAGGAGGACTGGGAGGAGGATTCGGAGGCGGCAGCGGCATTGGAGGAGGATTCGGAGGCGGCAGCGGCattggaggaggaatgggaggagGAGTGTGTGGAGGAGGAGGGAGCTTTGGAGTAGGAAGCATGGGCAGCAGTGGTGGAATGGGAGGAGGAATGTTCAGCGGTGGCTTCTCTTCTGGAAGCGGGAGGATGTGCGGCTCCGGAGGTGGCTTCAGCTCTGGGGGGGGATCATCCTCTGTGCGGAGATGTGTCACGACCACCTCTGTCAAATCTTCGGGA CAGCCCAGCCTCCTTAAACCCAGCTCCGGTGCCCCGCAATGCAATGAACTGTGTCCCCCACGGCCCGCCACGTACCGGCTCATCCGCCTGGCCCGGTCCCACCAGGGGAGTCTGCTGGCAATGCCACGTCCCGTTAGCAGCCCTG TGCCTGAAAACATGAAGTCGTACCTAGAACGGAGGGTTCCGGATGCCCCGTCCCGCAATGGGCAGCAGCTCGGCCGGGGCAGGAGCACCGTCCCAGTCCTCGCCCCCCAGCCATTGCACCAAGCAACGCGGCCGAGCGCCCTCCCATGGCCGCTCCTGCCGACCGTCTGCAGCGGAGCAGAGCTGGTGCTTGAGGGGCAGAGAGGAGCAGCGGCCCCGCGGGCAGAGGCGGAGGGCGGGTCTGCGGGTGCCTGGGAGGGTGGACGTGGACGCCGGCCAAGCAGCCGCCCTCTGGTGTACAAGTCGGCCATGGCCAC AGATCTGAAGGAGCGGCTGGAGCCCCGGTTTGGTACTGAATCCTACCTGGAGGAGGCTGCAGTGACTCCAG TCTCTGTCACCAAAGCAGCTGCCCAGCGTGTCCCCTCGTTCCTCCCCGGGTCCTCAGTGCCCGTCACCACCAGACACGCGCGGAGGAGCGTGGTGACTCCGGTcgtcctcttcccctgctccagcgccACCCGAGGTCCCG GCCCAAATATGGCAAAGCTGAACGGGGAATCTGTCAACAATGCCGCGCTGATGAAAATAACGAAGCGGTTTCCACCTTCCCGCCCGGCCGCCCCAGCCCACCGCCAGGAGGATAAAAGGCAGCGCCGGAGCCGCGGAGCCAGAGAGGATCACAGGCACTTCTCTCCGCACCCATCCCTCAGCAGCACAGCGCCCTCGACCTTTCCTATCTTCTCGGTT TTGACTCGCTCGGAAGCAGCGGCCATGTCTCGGCAGTCTACCTGCAGAAGCTTTGGGGGTGGAAGCAGAAGGGGCTACAGCTCTTGCTCGGCCATTGGTGGTGGCTTTGGAGGAGGTGGCGGCAGGAGCAGGATCAGCTACAGCTCATACTCCTCGTCcaggggaggtggaggaggtggACATTGTGGAGGGTTTGGAAGCAGGAGCCTCCATAACATGGGTGGCAGCAGAGGAATCGCCGTGGGCGGATGTTACGGCGGTGGATATGGAGGCAGAATTGGTGGCTTTGGTGGAGGCTACGGAGGAGGAATGGGCGGCTATGGAGGAGGAATGGGCGGCTATGGAGGAGGAATGGGTGGCTTTGGTGGAGGAATGGGTGGTGGCGGAATGGGTGGCTTTGGTGGAGGAATGGGCGGTGGTGGAATGGGAGGTGGAGGAATGGGTGGCTTCGGTGGCCCTGGCTTCCCTGGAGGCATCCAGCCGGTGCAGGTCGACCCGAGCCTCCTGCGGCCGGTCCACGTCGACATTGACCCCCAGATCCAGCAAGTCAAAAACCAGGAGAAGGAGCAGATCAAGACCCTCAACAACCAGTTTGCCTCCTTCATCGACAAG GTCCGGTTCCTGGAGCAGCAGAACAAGGTCCTCTCCACCAAGTgggagctcctgcagcagcaaggGCCTACGGGGCCCAGGAAGAACCTCGATGCCATCTTTGAGAGCTACATCCAGAACCTGCGGAGGAGGCTGGAGTCCCTGCTGGGCCAGAGGGGCCAGCTGGAGTCGGAGCTGCAGAACATGCGGCAATACGTGGAGGAGTACAAAACCAA GTATGAGGAAGAGATCAACAAGCGCACAGCTGCTGAGAACGAGTTCGTGGTGCTCAAGAAG GACGTGGACTGTGCCTACATGACTAAAGTAGAGTTGGAAGCCAAGGTGGGAGCTCTGACGGATGAAATCAACTTCCTGAGGCACATCTACGAGGAG GAGCTGTCGCAGATGCAGACGATCAGCCGGGACCTGTCGGTGGTGGTGTCCATGGACAACAACCGCCACCTGGACATGGACAGCATCATCGAGGAGGTCAGGCGGCAGTACGAGCAGATCGCGCAGAGCAGCAGAGCCGAGGCCGAGGCGTGGTACCAGAGCCGG TATGAAGAGCTGCAGAACACCGCTGGAAGGCACGGGGACAACCTCCGCAACACCAAGATCGAGATCCAGGAGCTCACCAGGAACATCCAGAGGCTGCGGGCGGAGATCGAGAACGTGAAGAAGCAG AACCAGCAGCTGCAGTCGGCGATTGCCGAGGCCGAGGAGCGGGGCGAGATGGCCCTCAAGGATGCCAGGAGgaagctggaggagctggaaggTGCCCTGAACAAAGACAAGGAGGAGCTGGCTCGCCTGCTGAAGGAGTACCAGGAGCTGCTGAACATCAAGATCGCGCTGGACGTGGAGATCGCCATGTACAGGAAGCTGCTGGAGGGAGAGGAGAACAG GCTGTGCAACGATGGCATGTCCAACGTCAATGTCT CCGTGGTAGGCAGGACCACCATCACTGGAGGCAGAGGAGGACTGGGAGGAGGATTCGGAGGCGGCAGCGGCATTGGAGGAGGATTCGGAGGCGGCAGCGGCattggaggaggaatgggaggaggagtgtgtggaggaggaggaagctttGGAGTAGGAAGCATGGGCAGCAGTGGTGGAATGGGAGGAGGATCGTACGGCGGTGGCTTCTCTTCTGGAAGCGGGAGGATGTGCGGCTCCGGAGGTGGCTTCAGCTCCGGGGGGGGATCATCCTCTGTACGGAGATGTGTCACGACCACCTCTGTCAAATCTTCGGGAGTGAGATTCTGA